From Polynucleobacter sp. MWH-P3-07-1:
TACGCTCTAAGACGGTATCCAAATCTTTCCAGGAAAATCCTGCCATCTCGAAACCACCAATCTCCATGGCTTGGCCAAAAATCGAATCTCTTTTATAAACTTGATTGGATAGCAAGCGGATTTGAATACGCTTTAACTCTGAATCCAATACGCCCTTATCCGCAACTTCTGCTAGCGTCTTACGAATTCCTGCCTCGGCCTGAGCAACGGTTTTCCCCTTTGCCAAATCTACGCCCACAATAAACAGCGCTGGTCCACGAGAAATCATGTCGTATTGAGCATCAACGTTATCCGCTAGACGCTCTTGCTTTACTAATGTGCGATTCAGTCGAGCATTGTCATAGCCATCCAGCACTGCAGCCAATAACTCTAAGGCATAAGGCTCGTCATTATTAATGCCATCGGGCTGTAAGCGCGGAACCTTCCATACCATCACTAATTGAGCTCCATCTGCTGGCGCTTTGACATGAACCTGCTTCACCCCTTTTTGCTCAGGCTCAATCTGGGGTTTACGAACCGGTAATGCATGAGCCTGTATACCGCCATAATATTTTTCTACCAGTCGGTAGGTCTTTTCAGGGTCGACATCTCCACTGATCACAACGGTTGCATTATTCGGTGCATACCAATATTGATACCACTGGCGTGCATCGCTTGCCTTCATATTGATTAGATCATTCATCCACCCGATTACTGGATGACGATAGGGGGAGCTCATGAAGGCAGTCGCCATCAATGATTCATTTAACAGGCTATCGGGATTATCTTCAGTCCGCAGACGTCTCTCTTCCATGACTACCTGAATCTCTTTTGCAAATTCGGCATCATCAAAATTGAGATGGACCATTCGATCAGCCTCTAATTCCATAACTTTATTTAGCTTAGTTTTTTCAACTTGCTGAAAGAAAGCGGTGTAGTCGCGGGTAGTAAACGCGTTTTCACGCCCTCCCTCTGCAGCAACTAGACGAGAAAATTCTCCGGCCTTAACCTTATCGGTGCCCTTAAACATCATGTGCTCCAAGACATGGGCAACCCCGGTTGTGCCATTGAATTCATCCATGGAGCCCGCACGATACCAAACCATGTGTGCCACGGTGGGAGCTCGATGATCCTCTCTAATAATCAACTTCAGGCCATTGCTCAGAAAATACTCATGAGTGTCATTGGAAGATTGGGGAGAGGCCCCCAATGCGAATGGGCTGGTGAATAAGAATCCAAAGAATAGGAGCTGAAGATAGTGCCGCATCTGGGTTTGCCTTGTTCTCAGATTAAATTGATAAGATGCAAGTTTTGGATTGTATCGATAATGCTCGGCCTACGTAAAACCCTCGGATCGCTTTTTAAATCAAGCCGGATTGATGAAGCTTGGTTTGATACTCTGGAAGAGTCCTTGATTCAGAGCGATGTGGGCATGCCAACCTGTATGCAATTGATGGCCAGCTTACGTCAAGCCGCCAAATCAGAAAAAGTCCAAGACTCAGAAACCCTACAAGCATTATTGATTCAAGAGCTTACTAAGCTATTACAGCCATTGGAGGCTCACCCTAACCCAATCTTTGAGCA
This genomic window contains:
- a CDS encoding pitrilysin family protein; this encodes MRHYLQLLFFGFLFTSPFALGASPQSSNDTHEYFLSNGLKLIIREDHRAPTVAHMVWYRAGSMDEFNGTTGVAHVLEHMMFKGTDKVKAGEFSRLVAAEGGRENAFTTRDYTAFFQQVEKTKLNKVMELEADRMVHLNFDDAEFAKEIQVVMEERRLRTEDNPDSLLNESLMATAFMSSPYRHPVIGWMNDLINMKASDARQWYQYWYAPNNATVVISGDVDPEKTYRLVEKYYGGIQAHALPVRKPQIEPEQKGVKQVHVKAPADGAQLVMVWKVPRLQPDGINNDEPYALELLAAVLDGYDNARLNRTLVKQERLADNVDAQYDMISRGPALFIVGVDLAKGKTVAQAEAGIRKTLAEVADKGVLDSELKRIQIRLLSNQVYKRDSIFGQAMEIGGFEMAGFSWKDLDTVLERMQKITPAQVQAVAKKYLVDTTLTIAILDPQARQSTKAEAQK